One window of Salegentibacter sp. Hel_I_6 genomic DNA carries:
- a CDS encoding anti-sigma factor domain-containing protein: protein MDIQKYISSGILELYVYGALSEKESREVSALLKKYPEVKNEVEEIERALLNLSAATAPNNAEHLIATIKEKLSNTQRQPKSEETPVRSISWITYSGWAASLLLLIGLFVFFNRTNELREELSAAQARNAQMEDQIANARENAEKAEELLAVIRDKNVQRIPLQGQEVAPEAFASVYWNTEENIAYIDAKDLPEPPRGKVYQVWSLTMQPLTPTSMGLLADFEADDNKIFSLENPNQSEAFGITLEPEGGSESPTMEQLYVLGTVAAP, encoded by the coding sequence ATGGATATTCAAAAGTACATATCGTCTGGAATTCTTGAACTTTATGTTTATGGAGCGCTTTCTGAAAAAGAAAGTCGTGAGGTTAGTGCTTTACTTAAAAAATATCCAGAAGTTAAAAATGAAGTTGAAGAAATAGAAAGAGCTTTACTTAACCTTTCAGCTGCAACTGCTCCCAATAATGCTGAACATTTAATAGCTACTATAAAAGAAAAATTATCAAACACTCAGAGACAACCAAAATCGGAAGAAACTCCGGTTAGAAGCATTTCCTGGATTACCTATTCCGGTTGGGCGGCTAGTCTATTGTTACTTATAGGACTTTTCGTCTTCTTTAATAGAACCAACGAATTAAGGGAAGAGTTAAGCGCAGCGCAAGCCAGAAATGCCCAGATGGAAGATCAAATTGCAAATGCTCGCGAAAATGCTGAAAAAGCTGAAGAATTGCTTGCGGTGATTAGAGATAAAAACGTGCAACGCATCCCATTACAGGGTCAGGAGGTTGCTCCTGAGGCCTTTGCTTCTGTTTACTGGAATACTGAAGAGAATATCGCTTATATAGATGCAAAAGACCTACCAGAACCTCCACGCGGAAAAGTTTATCAGGTTTGGTCGCTTACTATGCAACCCCTCACTCCTACTAGCATGGGGCTACTGGCAGACTTTGAAGCAGACGACAATAAGATTTTCAGTCTTGAAAATCCTAACCAATCGGAAGCCTTTGGAATTACTTTAGAGCCTGAAGGCGGTAGTGAGTCACCAACTATGGAGCAATTATATGTTCTAGGAACGGTAGCCGCTCCATAA
- a CDS encoding RNA polymerase sigma factor → MQQDALILELQNGNERAFERIYQLYSESTYGIIYSIIRDEAIAEEVLQDVFLKIWDKAPSYNSDKGRFFTWILNIARNASIDKIRSKGFKNDQQNLKTDNFVDILESKTNFSEAVDSIGLKKYIDALKPVCKKLIDYLFFKGYTQKETSEELDMPLGTVKTRNRICIDKLRAMVIK, encoded by the coding sequence ATGCAACAAGACGCTTTAATTTTAGAACTTCAAAATGGTAACGAACGTGCGTTTGAGCGTATATACCAATTATATTCAGAAAGTACATACGGAATTATTTACAGTATAATAAGGGACGAGGCGATTGCCGAAGAGGTTCTGCAAGATGTATTTTTAAAAATTTGGGATAAAGCGCCAAGCTATAATTCTGATAAAGGACGATTTTTCACCTGGATTCTTAATATTGCAAGAAATGCCTCTATAGATAAAATAAGGTCTAAAGGATTTAAAAACGATCAACAAAACCTTAAGACAGATAACTTCGTAGATATATTAGAGTCTAAAACTAATTTCTCTGAAGCAGTAGATTCTATTGGACTTAAAAAATATATTGACGCGCTAAAGCCGGTTTGCAAAAAATTAATTGATTATCTATTTTTTAAAGGCTATACTCAAAAAGAAACTTCAGAAGAATTAGATATGCCTTTGGGAACTGTAAAAACCCGCAATCGAATTTGTATCGATAAACTAAGAGCAATGGTAATTAAATAA
- a CDS encoding superoxide dismutase family protein produces MKRISLSLVFCASLFIIGCKNDKKENDTENATDTEMNSEMEAQDQEEETKEITVPLEPKSGSELGGEVTFTQENGEVTMEATITGLAEGKHAIHIHQKADCSAEDGTSAGGHWNPTNERHGKWGDAEGYHKGDIGNFEVDANGEGTVSMITDEWCIGCDDDNKNIVGKAVIVHDGVDDFTSQPSGDAGTRVGCGVIKM; encoded by the coding sequence ATGAAAAGAATAAGTTTATCATTAGTATTTTGTGCCTCTTTATTTATAATAGGTTGCAAAAACGACAAAAAAGAAAATGATACTGAAAATGCTACCGACACAGAAATGAACTCTGAAATGGAAGCACAGGATCAAGAGGAAGAAACTAAAGAAATTACTGTTCCTTTAGAACCTAAAAGTGGTAGTGAATTAGGTGGTGAAGTAACTTTTACCCAGGAAAATGGAGAAGTTACTATGGAAGCAACCATCACCGGTTTAGCCGAAGGTAAGCATGCCATCCATATTCACCAGAAAGCAGATTGTTCTGCTGAAGATGGAACTTCTGCCGGTGGTCACTGGAACCCTACCAACGAAAGACATGGTAAGTGGGGAGATGCTGAAGGGTATCACAAAGGAGATATAGGTAACTTTGAAGTTGATGCCAATGGAGAAGGAACTGTTAGTATGATTACCGATGAATGGTGTATAGGTTGCGATGACGATAATAAAAATATTGTCGGCAAAGCTGTTATAGTACACGATGGGGTAGATGACTTTACTTCGCAGCCTTCTGGAGATGCAGGTACCAGAGTTGGGTGTGGTGTGATAAAAATGTAA
- a CDS encoding bifunctional alpha/beta hydrolase/OsmC family protein yields MKTEKVSFKNKNGDDLSGYLELPFNQDPHNFVLFAHCFTCNKNFFAAKNISRTLAQNGYGVLRFDFTGLGESEGDFADSNFSGNIQDLLAAASFLDQEFKAPSLIIGHSLGGAAVLFAAKELKSVKAVATIAAPSTTAHVQHLIENNVEEIEKNGEAQVNIGGRSFKIKKQFLEDIEKHELKSYLVDLKKSLLIMHSPQDNIVSIKNAEELYMAARHPKSFISLDGSEHLLSSKGDAAYAGNVIASWASRYLEIPKKEVPESKADVVAGLEKDDDFTTSMKAGNHSFLADEPVSSGGKNYGPTPYQFLSSGLASCTSMTLQMYAKRKKWPLEDVETHVYYSREHLEDCENCENDNSKIDTFRREIKLIGDLDEKQKQRLLEIADRCPVHKSLTSKTQINTKLI; encoded by the coding sequence ATGAAAACAGAAAAAGTAAGTTTTAAAAATAAAAATGGCGATGACTTATCTGGTTATCTTGAACTTCCTTTTAACCAGGATCCTCACAACTTTGTGCTTTTTGCTCATTGTTTTACCTGCAATAAAAATTTCTTTGCCGCTAAAAATATCAGCAGGACTTTAGCCCAAAACGGTTACGGTGTTTTACGTTTTGATTTTACAGGTTTAGGTGAAAGTGAAGGCGATTTTGCCGATAGTAATTTTTCAGGAAATATCCAGGATCTGTTGGCCGCAGCCAGTTTTTTAGATCAGGAATTTAAAGCACCCAGCTTAATAATTGGTCACTCTTTGGGGGGAGCTGCTGTATTATTCGCCGCTAAAGAATTGAAATCTGTTAAAGCGGTAGCCACTATAGCGGCACCTTCAACCACTGCGCATGTTCAGCATTTAATAGAAAATAATGTTGAAGAAATTGAGAAAAACGGGGAAGCACAGGTAAATATTGGTGGCCGTTCTTTTAAAATAAAGAAGCAATTTCTTGAAGATATTGAAAAACACGAATTGAAATCTTATCTCGTGGATCTTAAAAAGTCTCTTCTAATTATGCATTCCCCGCAGGACAACATTGTAAGTATAAAAAATGCTGAAGAACTTTATATGGCTGCAAGACATCCCAAGAGTTTTATTTCCTTAGATGGCTCAGAACATTTACTTTCCTCTAAAGGAGATGCTGCATATGCCGGGAATGTTATTGCTTCCTGGGCTTCTAGATATTTGGAGATTCCGAAGAAAGAAGTTCCGGAATCTAAAGCAGACGTGGTAGCAGGTTTAGAAAAAGATGATGATTTCACTACCAGTATGAAAGCCGGAAATCATAGCTTTCTGGCCGATGAACCTGTATCTTCTGGAGGAAAAAACTACGGCCCTACTCCCTATCAATTTTTATCTTCAGGATTGGCTTCCTGTACCTCGATGACGCTTCAAATGTATGCCAAACGAAAAAAATGGCCGCTTGAAGATGTAGAAACCCATGTTTACTATTCGAGGGAACACCTTGAAGATTGCGAAAATTGTGAAAATGATAATTCAAAAATAGATACCTTTAGAAGGGAAATTAAACTTATTGGCGACTTAGATGAAAAACAAAAACAAAGACTTTTGGAAATTGCCGATCGTTGCCCTGTGCATAAAAGTTTAACTTCTAAAACTCAAATTAATACTAAACTCATTTAA